One window from the genome of Fulvivirga lutea encodes:
- a CDS encoding VPS10 domain-containing protein, whose product MKKLKFSVLLAFAGTICFLISNNLEFQNDFQEKKQAKIKTVKKSITVGETRYDGPEKFAYYHSAVRAGQDDLNQPLEYPQYEPNHKIKELLKAKRNVSNKSNARAADATFTERGPSNVPGRTRAILIDPDDPTQATWFAGNVSGGIWKTTNSGESWTEIAPDLDNMAIVTLAMSEANTDVIYAGTGEGFVFGGTFILNGDGIYKTTDKGTTWNVLASTLNSEFQNVSRIIVDPTDENIVIASTSGYKAIGGGAEAFGAVMRSTDGGTTWTKVFETDAPVQQIIAAPSDFNRQYCTVADGGAVYRSDDAGLTWNKKSTGMNRTGRVELGISYSDPAKVFASAEGNASGTGTDLYVTENGGESWGLVETLFEGTQISLLNEQGWYDNAVLVNPFNDDKVYVAGVGIYLVEVDTDNISTGTAYNVDTDETEFLDLVDFSASAAGGTLEVGTNANETTVEVRFGAGKSQKAHRFLVPEGQGSGVPDANYSYTDYVDVPFEVWDVDNNRQLMVSFRDQQRNGTFELINRNTDGDPSTHSREYIYINDVDYDPNNASTDIAVDGGHVFNQMYFFWPFLVNGENWTPELFDDSKVTIAFESFEVYPSQLTTVSDGRGEYDGKNTFEFVFLSLGRVEGVHVDHHWMIPLITDESNQEFSILNGNDGGIYITKPAVDPGTVEGDWIWSSSGYNTMQFYGADKVAGEDRYWGGAQDNGTWLTPVGETASSTSPYLFVIGGDGFEAVTHYTIPGKMVGGSQFNGFFGTEDNWQTSYNAQAGLGGNGPFVSRLSAAYQDPDVIFTVESSGVYKSVDFGRSWKEIPIVEGWGFWSGIDVEVSKADPRIVWAGGRMTNTGNIFVSTDGGESFEAVPNFDNIGLATGLYSHPTQDSTAFVVFSVANSPKILKTTNLGETWEDISGFSAGSTSVGFPDVAVFAVQAMPYDEDVIWAGTEIGLFETVDGGANWALVDQFPSVTIWDLSIRDGQVVIATHGRGVWSAHIDELDSFTPPEVALSPVLNSIERSITEIGISLSINLRSNYDSSFIFANSEKVVSIESNSSPSINELSFVVSGGTYEIQGIAYSNGIPYFTARNSFSFLEDEDLDGFNYIEDCDDLNANINPDAEDIPDNDIDEDCDGLSIVTSTLESKGSSVNMFPVPATDNLNVSIYNTFKGTVTIQLISVNGKTLYTDSFEHSRQSERFIDISNYKKGIYFVRISDNASTLTRRVVIE is encoded by the coding sequence ATGAAAAAGTTAAAATTTTCCGTATTGCTGGCTTTTGCTGGCACAATCTGCTTTCTAATTAGTAATAACCTCGAATTTCAAAATGATTTTCAAGAAAAAAAGCAGGCAAAAATTAAAACTGTCAAAAAATCCATCACTGTAGGTGAAACTAGATACGATGGGCCTGAAAAATTTGCATACTACCATTCTGCTGTAAGGGCTGGGCAAGATGATTTGAATCAGCCTTTAGAATACCCACAGTATGAACCTAATCATAAAATTAAAGAGTTATTGAAAGCAAAAAGAAATGTTTCCAATAAATCTAATGCACGAGCAGCAGATGCTACATTCACAGAACGAGGACCGTCAAATGTTCCTGGTCGTACGAGGGCAATATTAATTGATCCTGACGATCCAACGCAAGCAACATGGTTTGCGGGTAATGTGAGTGGTGGTATCTGGAAAACCACTAATAGCGGGGAATCATGGACTGAAATTGCTCCGGACTTAGATAACATGGCTATAGTTACATTAGCTATGTCGGAAGCCAATACCGATGTCATATATGCCGGTACTGGAGAAGGGTTTGTTTTTGGTGGAACGTTTATCTTGAATGGCGATGGAATATATAAAACTACTGACAAGGGAACTACATGGAATGTGCTAGCTAGCACATTGAATTCGGAATTTCAAAATGTAAGTAGAATCATAGTAGATCCAACAGATGAAAATATTGTGATTGCCAGTACCTCAGGATATAAAGCAATAGGTGGTGGCGCAGAAGCTTTTGGTGCTGTAATGAGATCTACAGATGGCGGTACTACGTGGACAAAGGTTTTTGAAACAGATGCACCTGTTCAGCAAATAATTGCAGCCCCTTCTGACTTTAACAGACAATATTGCACAGTGGCGGACGGTGGTGCAGTCTACCGCTCTGACGATGCTGGTCTTACATGGAACAAAAAAAGTACTGGTATGAATCGAACGGGGAGGGTAGAGCTTGGAATTTCATACTCAGATCCGGCTAAAGTATTTGCTTCAGCTGAAGGTAATGCATCCGGAACTGGCACTGATTTGTACGTTACTGAAAATGGTGGTGAAAGTTGGGGTCTTGTTGAAACTTTATTTGAAGGCACTCAAATATCTCTTTTAAACGAACAAGGTTGGTATGATAATGCTGTTTTGGTTAACCCATTCAATGATGACAAAGTATATGTAGCAGGTGTGGGCATATATTTGGTTGAGGTTGATACAGATAATATCTCAACTGGTACAGCCTACAACGTAGATACTGATGAAACAGAATTCCTTGATCTTGTAGATTTTTCTGCAAGTGCAGCTGGAGGTACTTTGGAAGTTGGGACCAATGCAAATGAAACGACTGTGGAAGTTAGGTTTGGAGCTGGAAAATCGCAAAAAGCACATCGTTTTCTTGTACCTGAAGGACAGGGCTCAGGTGTTCCAGATGCCAATTATTCTTACACTGACTACGTTGACGTACCATTCGAAGTTTGGGATGTTGACAATAATAGGCAATTAATGGTATCATTCAGAGATCAACAGAGAAATGGAACTTTTGAGCTTATTAACAGAAATACTGACGGTGACCCTTCAACCCATAGTAGAGAATACATTTATATCAATGATGTTGATTATGATCCAAATAATGCTAGCACAGACATCGCTGTTGATGGCGGTCATGTGTTTAATCAAATGTATTTTTTCTGGCCCTTTTTAGTTAATGGAGAGAATTGGACACCTGAATTATTTGATGATTCAAAAGTTACCATCGCATTTGAAAGCTTCGAAGTTTACCCTTCACAATTAACTACTGTTTCAGATGGAAGAGGAGAGTATGATGGTAAAAATACTTTCGAATTCGTCTTTCTGTCATTAGGAAGAGTAGAAGGAGTTCACGTTGATCATCATTGGATGATTCCATTAATTACAGACGAATCCAACCAGGAATTCAGTATACTAAACGGTAATGATGGAGGAATTTATATTACAAAACCAGCTGTAGACCCCGGAACTGTCGAAGGTGACTGGATATGGTCTAGTTCTGGCTATAATACTATGCAATTTTATGGTGCTGATAAAGTAGCTGGTGAAGATAGGTACTGGGGTGGTGCTCAGGATAATGGTACATGGTTAACTCCAGTTGGTGAAACAGCTTCAAGTACTAGTCCTTATCTATTCGTAATTGGAGGTGATGGATTTGAAGCTGTAACACATTATACCATTCCAGGTAAGATGGTAGGTGGTTCACAATTCAATGGATTTTTTGGAACCGAGGATAACTGGCAGACAAGCTATAATGCACAGGCAGGTTTAGGTGGAAATGGACCTTTTGTATCAAGATTGTCAGCTGCATATCAAGATCCTGATGTAATTTTCACAGTTGAGTCTTCAGGTGTATATAAGAGTGTGGATTTTGGACGTAGCTGGAAAGAAATTCCTATTGTTGAAGGTTGGGGATTCTGGAGTGGAATAGATGTAGAAGTCTCCAAGGCAGATCCACGCATAGTATGGGCAGGTGGTAGAATGACAAATACTGGAAATATTTTCGTTTCTACAGATGGTGGCGAATCATTTGAAGCTGTACCTAATTTTGACAACATTGGTTTGGCTACAGGTTTGTATTCGCACCCAACCCAGGATAGCACAGCTTTTGTGGTATTTTCCGTAGCAAATTCACCGAAGATTTTGAAAACTACTAATCTGGGAGAAACATGGGAAGATATTAGTGGATTTAGTGCAGGAAGTACAAGTGTTGGATTTCCTGATGTAGCAGTATTTGCTGTTCAAGCAATGCCTTATGACGAAGACGTTATTTGGGCTGGAACAGAGATCGGATTATTTGAAACAGTTGATGGAGGAGCAAATTGGGCACTTGTAGATCAATTCCCATCAGTAACTATCTGGGATTTAAGTATAAGGGATGGCCAAGTTGTAATCGCCACTCACGGAAGAGGTGTATGGTCTGCTCACATTGATGAACTAGATAGTTTCACGCCACCAGAAGTAGCTCTCTCACCTGTATTGAATTCCATAGAACGTTCTATAACTGAAATAGGAATAAGTCTGAGCATTAATTTAAGATCTAATTATGATAGTTCATTTATTTTTGCAAATAGTGAAAAAGTTGTTTCTATTGAATCAAATAGTTCACCATCCATTAATGAACTTAGTTTTGTTGTATCTGGAGGAACATATGAAATACAGGGAATAGCTTATAGCAATGGGATTCCTTATTTTACAGCTAGAAACTCATTTTCCTTCTTAGAAGATGAGGATTTAGATGGCTTCAATTATATTGAAGACTGTGATGATTTAAATGCCAATATAAATCCAGACGCAGAAGATATCCCGGATAATGACATAGATGAAGACTGTGATGGTCTATCAATTGTTACTTCCACCTTAGAGTCTAAAGGATCAAGTGTGAATATGTTCCCTGTACCTGCTACTGATAATTTAAATGTAAGTATCTACAACACATTTAAAGGCACAGTAACTATTCAGTTGATAAGTGTCAATGGTAAGACTTTATATACTGATTCTTTTGAGCACTCTAGGCAGTCAGAAAGATTTATAGATATATCAAATTACAAAAAAGGTATTTACTTTGTTAGAATCAGTGATAATGCTTCTACACTAACAAGAAGAGTTGTTATTGAATGA
- a CDS encoding LEA type 2 family protein, translating to MKYIVPILLLLLAASCNTPQEPPKFRKISNVRVTNVTGKEALLKGDAVFYNPNDVGMTLRKVDIAVSLDDKRIGTINHATKTKVPAMSDFSVPVDATFNISDGLLNNLFSMLGGKKMKARYKGYIKLTVKGVPIRVPVDYEEEIRLR from the coding sequence ATGAAATACATTGTTCCAATCCTATTACTTCTTTTAGCAGCCAGCTGCAACACCCCCCAAGAACCACCAAAGTTCAGGAAGATAAGTAACGTGAGGGTGACCAACGTAACTGGTAAGGAGGCTCTTTTAAAAGGCGATGCCGTATTTTACAATCCAAATGACGTTGGAATGACATTGCGCAAAGTTGATATTGCTGTAAGCCTTGACGACAAAAGAATTGGTACTATCAACCATGCAACAAAAACAAAAGTACCGGCAATGTCTGACTTCAGTGTGCCAGTGGATGCTACTTTCAATATTTCTGATGGTTTGTTAAATAATCTATTTAGCATGTTGGGCGGAAAGAAGATGAAGGCACGCTATAAAGGATATATCAAATTGACAGTGAAAGGGGTTCCTATTCGTGTGCCTGTAGATTATGAGGAAGAAATTAGATTGCGCTAA
- a CDS encoding OmpA family protein, translating to MVNSLKRYCILSLLLIHFSANGQVVVDTSFTAEYLVEKVLLGPGVKVGNVKFTGEKHAISTYLDHTNQLGISKGILLTSGNAYYALGPNKSPRTGWASSAFGDEELEAIARGKTWDAAVLEFDFVTVSENLSFRFVFASEEYLEYVGSKFNDVFGFFISGENVKRENIARLPDGKTPITVNTVNNELNSQYYIDNAYVNTTDPFIWDVRNREVVTNLNYLKEEVPPKYDTQFDGFTTVLEARAKVIPNKVYHIKMAIADVGDGILDSGVFLDAGSFQSSGEIIANLDDHFKENRQADKLAKRAANKLDEIKLPDVHIPKRHRIGQIEFDFDKYHLTPLAASNIVRVYNQWKDTKKARIELIGHTDSHGSHEYNESLSHRRSESVAQMLIELGVPKNLIAVNFMGETSPLKSNETDEGRARNRRVEFYLIY from the coding sequence TTGGTCAACTCTTTAAAAAGATATTGCATTCTAAGCTTACTTCTAATCCATTTTAGTGCCAATGGACAAGTAGTTGTTGATACCAGTTTTACAGCAGAATATCTGGTAGAAAAAGTATTACTTGGGCCAGGGGTTAAAGTGGGAAATGTAAAATTTACTGGAGAAAAGCATGCAATAAGCACTTATTTGGATCATACTAATCAACTCGGAATAAGCAAAGGTATTTTACTTACTTCAGGGAATGCTTATTATGCACTTGGTCCAAATAAATCTCCACGAACTGGTTGGGCGAGCTCTGCTTTTGGCGATGAAGAATTGGAGGCCATTGCACGAGGTAAAACATGGGATGCGGCAGTTCTGGAGTTCGATTTTGTAACCGTTTCAGAAAATCTTTCATTTCGATTTGTGTTTGCTTCTGAAGAATATCTCGAATATGTTGGCTCCAAATTCAATGATGTTTTTGGGTTTTTTATTTCGGGGGAAAATGTAAAACGGGAGAATATAGCTCGCTTACCTGATGGAAAAACCCCTATTACTGTTAACACTGTGAATAATGAGTTGAATAGTCAGTATTATATTGATAATGCTTATGTCAATACTACCGATCCCTTTATTTGGGATGTTAGAAATAGAGAAGTAGTTACCAATTTAAATTATTTAAAGGAAGAGGTACCCCCTAAATATGACACACAGTTCGATGGCTTTACAACTGTACTGGAAGCACGTGCGAAAGTAATTCCAAATAAGGTTTATCATATTAAAATGGCAATTGCAGATGTTGGTGATGGTATTTTAGACTCAGGGGTTTTTCTGGATGCAGGCTCGTTCCAAAGTTCAGGCGAAATTATTGCAAATCTGGATGATCATTTTAAAGAGAATAGGCAAGCAGATAAGCTGGCAAAAAGAGCTGCTAATAAATTGGATGAAATAAAATTACCAGATGTACATATTCCTAAGCGGCACAGAATTGGTCAGATAGAATTTGATTTTGATAAATATCATCTAACACCTTTGGCTGCTAGTAATATTGTGCGAGTCTACAATCAATGGAAAGATACCAAAAAGGCGAGAATAGAATTAATAGGCCATACCGACAGTCATGGTTCGCATGAATATAATGAATCTCTTTCTCACAGGAGATCGGAGTCAGTAGCACAGATGTTAATTGAATTGGGAGTGCCCAAAAATTTGATTGCGGTTAACTTTATGGGTGAAACCAGTCCGTTAAAAAGCAATGAAACCGATGAGGGGCGTGCTAGAAACAGGCGTGTAGAATTTTACCTGATTTACTAA
- a CDS encoding YtoQ family protein, whose translation MTEYEVYLSGEIHSNWREDIINATESKNLPISFTGPVTDHDASDNIGVDATGPEEKNFWKDHKAAKINSIRIKNGIESANIVIIKFGEKYRQWNAAFDAGYAAALGKSYIVIHPEDFTHALKEVDAQAMAVARDEAAVIKILEYLTLK comes from the coding sequence ATGACGGAGTATGAAGTGTATTTATCAGGAGAGATTCATTCTAATTGGAGAGAGGATATTATAAATGCTACAGAAAGTAAGAATTTACCCATTTCATTTACTGGACCAGTTACCGATCACGATGCAAGTGATAACATTGGAGTAGACGCTACTGGACCGGAGGAAAAGAATTTCTGGAAGGATCATAAAGCAGCAAAAATCAACAGCATACGAATTAAAAATGGAATTGAATCAGCAAATATCGTAATCATCAAATTCGGTGAAAAGTACCGGCAATGGAATGCTGCCTTTGATGCTGGGTACGCTGCCGCATTGGGTAAATCCTACATTGTTATCCATCCTGAAGACTTTACGCATGCCTTAAAGGAAGTTGATGCGCAAGCAATGGCTGTTGCTCGCGATGAAGCCGCAGTTATAAAAATTCTGGAGTACCTCACTTTGAAATAG
- the hutF gene encoding formimidoylglutamate deiminase yields MKKYQFKGLLQNDGWLENAVVSVNEKGLITSIDTNSGGAEIVDGLAVPGWQNAHSHAFQYAMAGLAEKHKPGNEADDFWSWREAMYQLALTMSPDDLQAVATMLYSEMVRHGYTQVAEFHYLHHDINGKPYSNLAEHGERLIQAAKDAGIRITLVPMFYQKGGFGQEPQERQRRFISKTINDYYSLIDSSAQACKNYEGANIGYGIHSLRAVQADDIKAVLSNNSLEGPFHIHIAEQLKEIEDSIAFQGKRPVEWLADNVEMNSNYHLVHATHLTDQEVNSIANSGAYVVLCPSTEGNLGDGIFPLRRFQELGGKWSIGTDSHVGLNPCEELRILDYGQRLTTHKRNTFVSVNQNDSGHYGFHQSLLSGRAAMGNSNENYFKEGQYFDAMVYDCNVPLLATSDKELWLSTIIYSSDASWNLGTIVNGEWVVKSNHHEREHVIKENFMRTLKKLAIR; encoded by the coding sequence ATGAAAAAATATCAGTTTAAAGGATTACTACAAAATGATGGATGGCTTGAAAATGCAGTGGTCTCTGTAAATGAAAAGGGTTTAATTACATCAATTGATACTAATTCAGGAGGAGCTGAAATAGTTGATGGGTTGGCAGTGCCAGGCTGGCAAAATGCTCATTCACATGCCTTTCAATATGCTATGGCAGGATTGGCAGAAAAGCATAAGCCCGGTAATGAAGCGGACGATTTTTGGAGCTGGAGAGAGGCTATGTATCAGCTGGCTCTCACGATGAGCCCAGACGATTTGCAGGCTGTAGCTACTATGCTCTACAGCGAAATGGTAAGACATGGTTATACGCAGGTTGCCGAATTCCATTATTTGCATCATGATATTAATGGTAAACCGTATTCTAATTTGGCAGAACATGGAGAGCGATTGATTCAGGCAGCTAAAGACGCTGGTATTAGAATTACTCTGGTTCCCATGTTTTATCAAAAAGGTGGTTTTGGTCAGGAGCCTCAAGAACGTCAGCGAAGATTTATTTCAAAAACTATAAATGACTATTATTCTTTGATTGATTCATCAGCACAAGCCTGTAAAAACTATGAAGGAGCCAATATTGGTTATGGAATTCATTCCTTAAGAGCGGTTCAAGCAGATGATATAAAAGCTGTGTTGAGTAATAATTCTCTAGAAGGCCCTTTTCACATTCATATTGCTGAGCAACTTAAAGAAATTGAAGACTCAATAGCTTTTCAAGGAAAAAGGCCTGTAGAGTGGTTAGCGGATAATGTAGAAATGAATTCTAATTATCACTTAGTGCATGCTACTCATCTAACGGATCAAGAAGTGAATTCCATTGCTAATTCAGGAGCATATGTAGTCTTATGCCCAAGCACAGAAGGTAATTTAGGAGATGGCATTTTCCCTTTAAGAAGATTTCAGGAACTAGGTGGCAAATGGTCTATAGGTACTGATAGTCATGTGGGATTAAACCCATGTGAGGAGTTAAGAATTCTGGATTACGGCCAAAGACTTACTACTCATAAAAGAAATACATTTGTTTCTGTAAATCAGAATGATAGTGGTCATTATGGGTTTCACCAATCTCTTCTTTCAGGCAGAGCGGCTATGGGAAATAGTAATGAAAACTATTTTAAGGAAGGTCAATATTTTGATGCCATGGTATATGATTGCAATGTTCCGCTTTTAGCCACCTCTGATAAAGAGTTATGGCTATCGACCATTATCTATTCTTCAGATGCTTCATGGAACTTAGGAACCATTGTAAATGGAGAATGGGTAGTAAAATCAAACCATCATGAGCGAGAGCATGTTATAAAAGAGAATTTTATGCGAACATTAAAAAAACTAGCTATCAGATGA
- a CDS encoding N-formylglutamate amidohydrolase has protein sequence MQIAPYNIIQPIGKRVPMIVSSPHSGVQFPDELKDHYNQQLIATPDDTDWFIHQLYDFAPEMGITMIAGNYSRWVIDLNRNPDSQPLYNDGRIITELCPTKSFAGEEIYKSGKQPKEKEVERRLETYYWPYYQKIQELIDDLKNEFGYVIFWDAHSIRKYVPLIRKDDFPELILGDNEGVTASKKLSDLTLQTLQHRGHQINYNDPFKGGHLTRYFGKPEQNQHALQLEMTKVNYMDDSETEYHKPRASRMRESLSLVFEELINTEL, from the coding sequence ATGCAAATAGCACCATATAACATAATTCAGCCAATAGGAAAAAGAGTGCCTATGATTGTTTCCTCGCCTCACTCGGGGGTACAATTTCCTGATGAATTGAAAGATCATTATAATCAACAACTTATTGCCACACCTGACGATACTGATTGGTTTATTCATCAGCTATATGATTTCGCTCCAGAAATGGGTATTACAATGATTGCAGGTAATTACAGTCGCTGGGTGATTGATTTAAATAGGAATCCCGATAGTCAACCACTCTATAATGATGGTAGAATAATCACAGAACTTTGTCCCACCAAAAGCTTTGCTGGAGAGGAGATCTATAAATCTGGCAAACAACCTAAGGAGAAAGAAGTAGAAAGAAGATTGGAAACCTATTACTGGCCATACTATCAAAAGATACAAGAGTTAATAGATGACCTAAAAAATGAGTTTGGTTATGTTATTTTTTGGGATGCACATTCGATTAGAAAATATGTTCCATTAATTAGAAAGGATGATTTTCCTGAATTAATCTTGGGAGATAATGAAGGTGTAACAGCCTCAAAAAAGTTATCTGATCTTACCTTACAAACTTTGCAACATCGAGGTCATCAAATAAATTATAATGATCCATTTAAAGGGGGCCATCTTACTCGCTATTTTGGTAAACCAGAACAAAACCAACATGCGTTGCAGTTAGAAATGACTAAGGTGAATTATATGGATGATTCTGAAACTGAGTATCACAAACCTAGGGCAAGTAGAATGCGTGAGTCATTAAGTTTAGTTTTTGAAGAACTGATTAATACAGAACTATAA
- a CDS encoding glycoside hydrolase family 3 protein, which produces MRALFITFLTVFASLVQAQKFDSLDFKIGQMLIVGVSGTSISDNPSVAADIEKGRVGGVILFEKNISASNSFVNLKQFTANLGGKAPVPLFIAIDQEGGLVNRLKEKYSFPKSVTAEYLGSTGSPDSTKFYAEITAATLAGLGINVNFAPVVDLKIPGNPVISKTGRAYSKNPDSVALHAQEVVNAMRQFGIISVLKHFPGHGSSMADSHYGVTDVTNFWSKEELVPYIRLINSNQVDAVMSAHIVNKKLDKEGLPGTLSSQMINGLLRKDLGYDGVVFSDDMQMHAITKYYGLEKALKLSIMAGVDVLMFSNNIQGSENRTVDTVHNLIKKMVKNGEISEERINESYQRIVKLKMKYNG; this is translated from the coding sequence ATGAGAGCACTCTTCATTACCTTTTTAACAGTATTTGCCTCGTTAGTACAGGCACAAAAATTCGACAGTTTGGACTTTAAGATAGGACAGATGTTGATTGTGGGCGTTAGCGGAACATCCATTTCAGATAATCCTTCCGTTGCTGCAGATATTGAAAAAGGAAGAGTTGGAGGTGTGATATTATTTGAAAAGAATATTTCGGCATCAAACTCATTTGTAAATTTGAAGCAGTTCACAGCTAACCTTGGTGGTAAAGCACCAGTTCCACTTTTTATCGCTATTGATCAGGAAGGTGGATTAGTGAATAGGCTAAAGGAAAAGTATAGTTTCCCGAAATCAGTAACAGCCGAATATTTGGGTAGTACTGGCAGCCCTGACTCAACAAAATTTTATGCTGAAATTACTGCTGCCACGCTAGCAGGCCTTGGTATTAATGTAAATTTTGCTCCTGTAGTTGATTTGAAAATTCCAGGTAACCCAGTGATATCGAAAACGGGCAGAGCGTATTCAAAGAATCCCGATAGTGTAGCACTCCATGCTCAGGAAGTTGTGAATGCAATGCGTCAGTTTGGTATAATAAGCGTTCTAAAGCATTTCCCTGGTCACGGAAGTTCAATGGCTGATTCTCACTACGGTGTAACTGATGTAACTAACTTCTGGTCAAAAGAGGAGCTTGTTCCATATATTAGGCTCATCAATAGTAATCAAGTGGATGCTGTGATGTCTGCACACATTGTAAATAAGAAATTAGACAAAGAAGGCTTACCTGGCACTCTCTCATCTCAAATGATCAATGGATTGCTTAGAAAAGATCTAGGTTACGATGGAGTGGTCTTTTCAGATGATATGCAGATGCATGCCATTACTAAATATTATGGATTGGAGAAGGCGTTAAAGCTTTCTATTATGGCAGGTGTAGATGTGCTTATGTTTTCTAATAACATTCAAGGAAGTGAAAATAGAACAGTGGACACCGTCCATAATTTGATAAAAAAAATGGTGAAGAATGGCGAGATCTCAGAAGAGAGAATTAATGAATCGTATCAACGAATAGTAAAACTTAAAATGAAATATAATGGGTAA
- a CDS encoding D-alanyl-D-alanine carboxypeptidase/D-alanyl-D-alanine-endopeptidase → MNFIRAILFLVLCSCSVSKIERSLIAMEDEFHDHTGFLIVDPSSNKTLLDYKSDKYFTPASNTKILTFYASLKLLGDSIPALYYKEIGDSLIFWGTGDPSLLYKEAPSTKAYDFLKESDKHLYFSAANFMDSKYAPGWAWDDLEYNWSAEKSSMPVYGNTFQLSNEIGFKVYPQFFEGFIITADSLNETKCVRLLGTNNFVYNPGPTLYSEDFAFGTSGQLTADILYDTLKRKVSYIDNSLSKDHKVLYSKNGTELLKVMMQDSDNMIAEQLLLVISGLQTDTLNTVLAIKNIKSTFFKGMHDEPKWVDGSGLSRYNALTPRSLVWILTKLYDEYGESILEYFPAGGESGTLKNYYKADIPYVFAKTGTMTKHHNLSGYLKTKKGKIFIFSFMNNNYTTSSLPVKRKMEELLYDIYFNN, encoded by the coding sequence ATGAATTTCATTCGGGCAATTTTGTTTTTAGTGCTCTGCTCATGTTCAGTTTCTAAAATTGAAAGGAGCCTAATTGCCATGGAAGATGAATTTCACGATCACACAGGATTTTTGATAGTAGACCCTTCTTCCAATAAAACTTTACTTGACTATAAGTCAGACAAGTATTTTACTCCGGCCTCTAACACCAAAATTTTAACTTTTTATGCCTCACTTAAGCTTTTAGGAGATTCTATTCCTGCCCTTTATTATAAAGAGATTGGTGATTCGCTTATCTTTTGGGGAACTGGTGATCCTTCGTTATTATATAAGGAAGCGCCATCCACTAAAGCATATGATTTTTTAAAAGAGAGCGACAAGCATCTCTATTTCTCAGCAGCAAATTTCATGGATTCTAAATATGCACCCGGCTGGGCTTGGGATGATTTAGAATATAACTGGTCAGCAGAGAAATCGTCCATGCCTGTTTATGGAAATACATTTCAATTAAGTAATGAAATTGGTTTTAAAGTGTACCCCCAATTTTTTGAAGGTTTTATCATTACTGCTGACTCTTTAAATGAAACAAAGTGTGTTCGATTATTAGGCACAAATAATTTTGTTTACAATCCTGGGCCTACATTGTACTCGGAGGACTTTGCTTTTGGTACGTCTGGTCAATTAACGGCTGATATTTTATACGATACGCTAAAGAGAAAAGTAAGCTATATCGATAACAGCTTGTCTAAAGATCATAAAGTCTTGTATAGTAAAAATGGGACTGAATTACTCAAAGTAATGATGCAGGACAGTGATAATATGATAGCAGAGCAATTATTGTTGGTGATTTCAGGCCTACAAACCGATACATTAAATACAGTATTGGCCATAAAGAACATCAAATCAACATTTTTTAAAGGAATGCACGATGAGCCTAAATGGGTTGATGGCTCAGGCCTTTCACGGTATAACGCGCTTACACCAAGATCTTTAGTATGGATTTTAACCAAACTGTATGATGAGTATGGAGAATCAATTCTGGAATACTTTCCAGCTGGAGGTGAATCAGGTACACTCAAAAACTATTATAAAGCAGATATACCTTATGTATTTGCTAAAACGGGCACCATGACTAAGCATCATAATTTAAGTGGCTATCTAAAAACCAAAAAGGGCAAGATTTTTATCTTTAGTTTTATGAACAACAATTACACGACTAGTTCATTACCTGTTAAAAGAAAAATGGAAGAGTTGTTGTACGATATCTATTTTAACAATTAA